A window of Sebastes umbrosus isolate fSebUmb1 chromosome 3, fSebUmb1.pri, whole genome shotgun sequence contains these coding sequences:
- the LOC119485560 gene encoding cytochrome P450 3A40-like codes for MGFLLSAETWTLLVALITLIFVYVCWHFGTFKKLGVPGPNPVPFFGTMLAYRKGFTNFDMDCFKKYGKIWGIFDGRQPVLCITDPAMIKAVLIKECYSFFTNRRNFRLNGALYDAVSIAEDDQWRRIRGVLSPSFTSGRLKEMLDIMKHHSANLVSSMKKKADKDEPLELKEFFGPYSMDVVTSTAFSVDIDSLNNPSDPFVTNIKKMLKFDLFSPLFLIVASFPFMGPIFEKMEFSFFPASVTDFFYSALQKIKSNRENSKQRSRVDFLQLMIDSQKNNDLSKEEPDKGLSDHEILSQAMIFLFAGYETTSSSLTFLAYNLATHPHVMKQLQEEIDSTFPNKGPIEYQALMQMEYLDSVINESLRLYPIAPRLERVAKATVEINGLVIPKDMIILVPTWPIHRDPEVWPEPEVFKPERFSKENKEAIDPYTYMPFGAGPRNCIGMRFALMMMRLAVVEILQKFSFSVCNETEIPFEMDIQGLLMPKRPIKLKLVPRSESSN; via the exons ATGGGCTTCCTCCTCTCCGCTGAGACATGGACCCTCCTGGTGGCTCTCATTACACTAATCTTTGT gtaTGTCTGCtggcattttggaacatttaagaaactgggcGTCCCTGGTCCCAATCCGGTCCCGTTTTTCGGCACTATGCTGGCATATAGAAAG GGATTCACCAACTTTGACATGGATTGCTTCAAGAAATATGGGAAGATATGGGG CATTTTTGATGGCCGTCAGCCCGTGCTGTGCATCACAGATCCTGCCATGATAAAAGCTGTTCTCATAAAGGAGTGTTACTCGTTCTTCACCAATCGCAGA AACTTCCGTCTGAACGGGGCGCTGTACGATGCCGTGTCCATCGCTGAGGACGACCAGTGGAGGAGGATCCGCGgtgtcctctctccctccttcacctCAGGAAGACTGAAAGAG ATGTTGGACATAATGAAGCACCACTCTGCTAACCTGGTCAGCAGCATGAAAAAGAAGGCAGACAAGGATGAGCCCTTAGAGCTGAAGGA GTTCTTTGGACCCTACAGTATGGATGTAGTAACCAGCACAGCCTTCAGTGTCGACATTGATTCACTCAACAACCCCTCAGACCCTTTTGTCACTAACATCAAGAAGATGCTGAAGTTTGACCTTTTTAGCCCTCTCTTCCTCATTGTTG CTTCCTTCCCCTTTATGGGTCCTATTTTTGAGAAGATGGAGTTTTCCTTTTTCCCTGCGTCTGTCACGGACTTCTTCTACTCTGCACTGCAGAAGATCAAGTCTAACCGAGAAAACAGCAAGCAAAGG AGTCGAGTGGATTTCCTTCAGCTGATGATTGACTCCCAGAAAAACAATGACCTCAGTAAAGAGGAACCGGATAAag GTTTAAGCGATCATGAGATCCTTTCTCAAGCAATGATTTTCCTCTTTGCTGGCTACGAAACAACCAGCAGCTCTCTCACTTTCTTGGCTTACAATCTGGCGACACACCCTCATGTCatgaagcagctgcaggaggagatCGACTCCACCTTCCCTAACAAG ggtCCTATTGAGTACCAGGCTCTGATGCAGATGGAGTATCTAGACAGCGTCATCAACGAGTCTCTCCGATTGTACCCCATTGCCCCACGTCTGGAGCGCGTGGCCAAAGCGACTGTGGAGATAAACGGCCTTGTGATTCCAAAAGATATGATTATCTTGGTACCCACATGGCCCATTCACCGGGACCCTGAAGTGTGGCCCGAGCCTGAGGTGTTCAAACCTGAGAG GTTCAGCAAGGAAAACAAGGAGGCTATTGATCCGTACACGTACATGCCTTTCGGGGCAGGACCAAGGAACTGCATTGGGATGCGATTtgctctgatgatgatgaggctAGCAGTGGTGGAGATCCTGCAGAAATTCAGCTTCTCTGTGTGTAATGAGACTGAG ATCCCC
- the LOC119485559 gene encoding cytochrome P450 3A30-like, producing the protein MSYLPFFSLETWILLITFICIFVMYGKGTHGIFEKLGIPGPKPYMYWGTVVRHNKVYYLDDQECARKYGKVWGGFEFRKPMLAVADPDMLKTILVKECFTYFTNRRNLRLNGELYDAVSTAEDDHWRRIRNILTPSFTSGRIKEMFSIMKHHSRKLTASLQSKAHNNEVITVKDFFGAYSMDVMASCAFSVDMDTINNPSSPLVTHAQKLFKISIPLFFFQGFFPVFLPLLELLGFSLFPKSATDYFKTLLEKVRAERSGSSNQNSGDVLEHMINSQTASDPKKEKQNKGLTDHEILSNATMFVFAGYETSATTLVFLAYNLARNPEVMKRLQEEIDSTFPNKGAVHYEDLMQMEYLDSVVNECLRIYPPAGRLERTAKETVKIGGITIPKGMLVMIPVYAMHRDPELWPEPEEFKPDRFSKQNKQSINPYTYLPFGLGPRNCLGMRFALMMVKLALVEVLQNYSFSVCEETEIPLTMSPQSLVGPLKPIKLKIVTRSITSGNVDKSS; encoded by the exons ATGAGCTatcttcctttcttctctcttgAAACATGGATTCTACTGATCACATTTATCtgcatatttgttat GTATGGCAAAGGGACTCATGGGATATTTGAGAAGTTGGGGATCCCAGGTCCAAAGCCGTACATGTACTGGGGCACAGTTGTCAGGCACAACAAA GTTTACTACTTGGATGACCAAGAGTGTGCTCGGAAGTATGGGAAAGTGTGGGG AGGATTTGAGTTCAGGAAGCCCATGTTGGCTGTGGCGGACCCTGACATGCTGAAAACCATCCTGGTGAAGGAGTGCTTCACCTACTTTACCAACCGGAGG AACCTTCGTCTGAATGGAGAACTTTATGACGCAGTGTCTACTGCCGAGGATGATCATTGGAGACGGATTCGTAACATCCTCACACCCTCCTTCACCTCTGGCCGTATAAAAGAG ATGTTCAGCATCATGAAACATCATTCCCGCAAACTGACAGCCAGCCTGCAGTCCAAGGCGCACAATAATGAAGTCATCACTGTAAAAGA CTTCTTTGGAGCCTACAGTATGGATGTGATGGCGAGCTGTGCATTCAGTGTGGATATGGACACAATCAACAACCCTTCAAGTCCCCTCGTCACCCATGCCCAGAAGCTGTTCAAAATCTCCatacctcttttctttttccaag GGTTTTTTCCTGTATTTCTTCCTCTCTTGGAGCTGCTCGGTTTCTCCTTGTTCCCTAAGAGCGCTACTGATTACTTTAAAACGCTTCTGGAGAAAGTCAGAGCAGAACGCAGTGGGAGCTCAAACCAG AATTCGGGAGATGTCCTTGAACACATGATCAACTCTCAGACTGCCAGTGATCccaagaaagaaaagcagaataAGG GTCTTACTGATCATGAGATATTATCTAATGCCACAATGTTTGTGTTTGCTGGTTACGAGACGAGTGCCACCACTCTCGTTTTCTTGGCCTACAATTTGGCAAGAAATCCTGAAGTCATGAAACGCCTACAAGAGGAGATAGACTCCACTTTCCCCAATAAG gGTGCAGTCCATTATGAAGATCTGATGCAGATGGAGTACCTAGACAGCGTCGTCAACGAGTGTCTGAG GATCTACCCTCCAGCTGGACGTCTGGAACGAACTGCCAAAGAAACTGTCAAGATCGGTGGAATCACAATCCCAAAGGGCATGCTTGTTATGATTCCAGTCTACGCTATGCACCGCGACCCTGAGCTGTGGCCAGAGCCAGAGGAGTTCAAACCTGACAG ATTTAGTAAGCAGAACAAGCAGAGCATCAACCCATACACTTACCTGCCATTTGGTCTCGGGCCAAGGAACTGCTTGGGGATGCGATTTGCTCTGATGATGGTCAAACTGGCCTTGGTGGAAGTTTTGCAGAACTACAGCTTCTCCGTCTGCGAGGAGACAGAG ATCCCTTTGACGATGAGCCCTCAAAGCTTGGTTGGACCCCTAAAACCAATCAAACTAAAGATTGTGACACGTTCAATCACCTCAGGAAATGTGGACAAGTCCAGCTAG